One part of the Bacteroidia bacterium genome encodes these proteins:
- a CDS encoding DUF3575 domain-containing protein: MMLRSIRNFFLFLCLSSITLSSFGQDKDQVPVYTAPPNEKERKADTFSAIYASLGILNMLHPTASSLDFGLEYQFNPKWSLELMYGLKTPNFYQHSPQDYHVLDNYHKFWFSPKFHFADRRAADEYELLSVKFPRFSYIAFDLYFGSGSSSIDNSFSVLSGNRIDFSSAELDKQVWAYGIRTGYYLKLSERLEVESSLGFGMIEYDRDYSYVNGVLVPRNFLDDGINRYNDKQSGKLRAINLIVKLKFNYRIY, encoded by the coding sequence ATGATGCTGAGATCTATCAGGAATTTTTTCCTCTTTCTTTGTCTATCCTCAATCACGCTTTCCTCATTTGGCCAGGATAAAGATCAGGTGCCTGTCTATACAGCTCCTCCGAATGAAAAAGAGCGGAAAGCAGATACATTTTCTGCCATCTATGCCTCTCTTGGTATACTAAATATGCTTCACCCTACAGCTTCCAGTCTGGATTTTGGCCTGGAATATCAGTTCAATCCCAAATGGAGTTTGGAGCTGATGTATGGATTGAAAACGCCTAATTTCTACCAGCACTCTCCACAGGATTATCATGTGCTGGATAACTATCATAAATTCTGGTTTTCTCCTAAATTTCATTTTGCTGACCGCAGAGCCGCTGATGAGTATGAGTTGCTTTCTGTTAAGTTTCCTCGGTTCAGTTATATCGCATTTGACCTATACTTTGGTTCTGGTTCTTCCTCGATTGACAATAGCTTCTCAGTCCTCTCCGGTAATAGGATTGATTTTTCTTCCGCCGAATTGGACAAGCAAGTCTGGGCCTATGGAATTAGAACTGGATACTATTTGAAACTGTCGGAAAGACTTGAGGTAGAATCCAGTCTGGGTTTTGGCATGATCGAATATGATCGGGATTATAGCTATGTCAATGGAGTGTTGGTACCCCGCAATTTTCTGGATGACGGAATAAACAGATATAATGATAAGCAGAGTGGAAAGCTGCGAGCTATCAATTTGATAGTAAAGTTAAAATTCAACTACAGGATTTATTAA
- a CDS encoding NUDIX hydrolase produces MNYCSNCGSEQLVKKIPEGDNRPRICCENCDSIHYRNPKMVVGCLPVWEGKILLCKRAIEPRKGYWGLPAGYLENKESVEEGALRETLEESGAEVDIVRMHAIYNIPRISQVYIFFLADMRGPELDPGEESLEAKLFELDEIPYEEMAFPSSSYAIRKYIEDLKEGFKAVHLGAWTH; encoded by the coding sequence ATGAACTATTGTAGCAATTGTGGAAGTGAGCAATTGGTGAAAAAAATCCCCGAGGGAGATAATAGGCCACGAATCTGTTGTGAAAATTGCGATAGCATTCATTACAGAAATCCCAAAATGGTGGTTGGTTGTTTACCCGTTTGGGAAGGGAAAATTCTATTGTGTAAAAGAGCTATCGAGCCTCGCAAAGGATATTGGGGATTACCTGCAGGTTATCTTGAAAATAAGGAGAGCGTTGAAGAAGGCGCCTTGAGAGAAACCCTGGAAGAATCGGGTGCTGAAGTTGATATCGTTCGAATGCATGCGATCTACAATATTCCTCGTATCAGCCAGGTTTATATCTTTTTTCTCGCTGATATGAGAGGACCTGAACTGGATCCCGGAGAAGAAAGTCTGGAAGCAAAATTATTTGAACTGGATGAAATCCCCTATGAGGAAATGGCCTTTCCTTCCAGCAGCTATGCTATCAGAAAATATATCGAAGACCTTAAAGAAGGATTTAAAGCAGTGCATTTAGGTGCCTGGACCCATTGA
- the crtI gene encoding phytoene desaturase family protein: MAGKKVIIIGAGFAGLASAALLGKAGYEVKILEKNDQAGGRARKWEKSGFTFDMGPSWYWMPDVFEQFFGLFDKKVSDYYNLIRLDPSYRVYFGKDDYVDVPAKMEELEELFESIEPGSRENLREFLKQAAYKYEVGMRDYVFRPSHSIGEFIDFRLIKESFRIQMFNSMSKHVRKFFSNSRLIKILEFPVLFLGATPENTPALYSMMNHADLSLGTWYPMGGMHKIVEGMVEVAKEQGVEFELNTEVEKIVVEQGKAKKVIAGGKEFEADIVVANSDYQHTDQVLLEKNWRSYTPKYWDKRTMSPSSLLFYLGMDKRIDEIKHHNLFFDEDFQLHAEEIYSDPKWPSKPLFYVSSTSKTDPSVAPQGQENVFILIPLAPGLEDSEEMREKYYHIVMDRLEKITNQNVRDHVILKRSYAMSDFEKDYHSFKGNAYGLANTLLQTAFFKPKLKSKKVKNLYYTGQLTVPGPGVPPSLISGQVVAREVAKEFG; encoded by the coding sequence ATGGCAGGCAAAAAAGTAATCATCATCGGAGCAGGTTTCGCAGGTTTGGCATCCGCTGCTTTATTGGGAAAAGCGGGCTACGAAGTAAAAATTCTAGAGAAGAACGATCAGGCCGGAGGAAGAGCCAGAAAATGGGAAAAATCAGGATTTACCTTCGATATGGGACCCAGTTGGTATTGGATGCCCGATGTCTTTGAGCAGTTTTTTGGACTTTTTGATAAAAAAGTTTCTGATTACTACAATCTGATCCGACTTGATCCTTCTTATCGGGTGTATTTTGGAAAGGATGATTATGTAGATGTACCGGCCAAAATGGAGGAGCTAGAAGAGCTTTTCGAATCCATTGAACCCGGCAGCAGAGAAAATCTAAGAGAATTTCTCAAACAAGCAGCATACAAATACGAAGTGGGCATGCGGGATTATGTATTTCGCCCTTCCCATAGCATTGGTGAATTTATTGATTTTCGCCTGATCAAAGAAAGTTTTCGAATCCAGATGTTCAACTCTATGAGTAAGCATGTGCGGAAATTTTTCTCAAATTCACGCCTTATCAAAATCCTCGAATTTCCCGTACTCTTTTTAGGAGCTACTCCAGAAAATACGCCTGCGCTTTACTCCATGATGAATCATGCGGATTTGAGCCTGGGAACCTGGTATCCCATGGGAGGCATGCACAAGATTGTGGAAGGCATGGTAGAAGTAGCCAAAGAGCAGGGAGTAGAATTCGAATTGAATACAGAAGTAGAAAAAATCGTCGTTGAGCAGGGAAAAGCAAAAAAAGTCATTGCCGGAGGAAAGGAATTTGAAGCGGACATTGTAGTAGCTAATTCTGATTATCAACATACCGATCAGGTTCTATTGGAAAAGAACTGGCGAAGTTATACCCCTAAATATTGGGACAAACGCACCATGTCTCCTTCCAGTTTGCTTTTTTATCTGGGCATGGATAAAAGGATTGATGAGATCAAGCATCACAACCTCTTCTTCGACGAAGACTTTCAGCTTCATGCAGAAGAAATCTATTCTGATCCCAAATGGCCAAGCAAGCCTCTCTTTTATGTCTCCTCGACTTCCAAGACTGATCCTAGCGTAGCTCCTCAGGGACAGGAAAATGTATTCATCCTGATTCCATTAGCTCCAGGTTTAGAAGATTCAGAGGAAATGAGAGAGAAATACTACCATATCGTCATGGATCGTCTGGAAAAGATCACCAATCAAAACGTACGTGATCATGTCATCCTCAAGCGAAGTTATGCCATGAGCGATTTCGAAAAGGACTATCATTCTTTCAAAGGAAATGCATACGGCCTTGCCAATACCCTTTTGCAAACGGCCTTCTTCAAACCCAAACTCAAATCCAAAAAGGTCAAGAACCTCTATTACACGGGTCAACTTACCGTTCCCGGTCCCGGCGTACCTCCTTCCTTGATATCCGGCCAGGTCGTGGCAAGAGAGGTAGCCAAGGAATTTGGATAA
- a CDS encoding IlvD/Edd family dehydratase, with protein MKKKLRSHSWFGKRDEMGFIYRSWMRNQGIPDHEFDGRPVIGICNTWSELTPCNAHFRELAESVKRGVLEAGGFPLEFPVTSLGETLMRPTAMLFRNLASMDTEESIRANPLDGVVLLCGCDKTTPSTLMGAASVDLPTIVVSGGPMLNGKYRGEDIGSGTSVWKYNADLRAGRMSPAEFAIAESCMSRSRGHCMTMGTASTMACMVESLGMTLSGGAAIPAADSRRKVLSHMVGARIVEMVHEDLKMSDILTRKAFENAIKVNAAIGGSTNFIIHLLAIAGRIGVELELDDFDKLGSDIPLLVNLMPSGKFLMEDFYYAGGLPVVIKELSHLLHTDTVSVNGKSLIENSKDSECFNREVIATYENPVQEKAGITVVKGNICEEGAVIKPSAASPHLMKHRGRAVVFEGRQDFHDRVDDPDLDIDENCVMVMKYVGPKGYPGMPEVGNMPLPKKLLKKGISDMVRISDGRMSGTAYGTVFLHVAPESAIGGNLALIQDGDMIEVDVANKKLHLEVSDEELERRRAAWTAPENTTARGYVKMYVDHVMGADKGADLDFLIGKTGSAVPKDNH; from the coding sequence ATGAAAAAGAAACTACGCAGCCATTCCTGGTTCGGGAAAAGAGATGAAATGGGATTTATTTATCGCTCCTGGATGCGCAACCAGGGCATACCGGATCACGAATTTGATGGTCGTCCTGTAATTGGTATTTGCAATACCTGGTCAGAACTCACCCCCTGCAATGCTCATTTCCGCGAACTTGCCGAATCTGTAAAAAGAGGTGTATTGGAAGCTGGTGGATTTCCTTTAGAATTTCCCGTAACCTCTTTGGGAGAAACCTTGATGCGCCCTACAGCCATGTTGTTCAGAAATCTGGCTAGCATGGATACAGAAGAATCCATTCGAGCCAATCCTCTTGACGGAGTGGTTCTCCTTTGTGGCTGTGATAAAACGACTCCCTCTACCCTTATGGGAGCGGCTAGTGTCGATTTACCTACCATCGTTGTTTCTGGTGGTCCTATGCTAAATGGAAAATATCGAGGCGAAGACATCGGCTCCGGTACTTCTGTCTGGAAATACAATGCCGATCTAAGAGCGGGTAGAATGAGTCCTGCCGAATTTGCCATAGCCGAAAGTTGTATGTCTCGAAGTAGGGGACACTGTATGACTATGGGAACAGCTTCCACCATGGCCTGTATGGTCGAATCATTAGGCATGACGCTAAGCGGAGGGGCAGCCATCCCTGCTGCTGATTCTCGCAGAAAAGTACTTTCTCATATGGTAGGTGCGAGGATCGTTGAGATGGTGCATGAAGATCTCAAAATGTCTGACATCCTGACCCGAAAAGCTTTCGAGAATGCCATCAAGGTAAATGCCGCTATTGGAGGTTCCACCAATTTCATCATCCACCTATTGGCCATAGCCGGAAGGATAGGCGTTGAGTTGGAACTGGATGATTTCGACAAATTGGGGAGTGATATTCCTTTGCTGGTGAATCTTATGCCTTCCGGAAAATTCCTCATGGAAGATTTTTACTATGCAGGTGGCTTACCCGTAGTTATAAAAGAACTTTCTCACCTTTTGCATACAGATACAGTCAGTGTAAATGGGAAAAGCCTGATTGAAAACTCCAAAGATTCGGAGTGCTTCAATCGAGAGGTGATCGCAACTTATGAGAATCCGGTACAGGAAAAAGCAGGGATTACAGTAGTCAAAGGAAATATCTGCGAAGAAGGAGCTGTCATCAAGCCTTCCGCAGCCTCGCCGCATTTGATGAAGCATAGAGGCAGGGCGGTTGTTTTTGAAGGAAGACAGGATTTTCACGATCGAGTGGATGATCCAGATTTAGACATAGATGAAAATTGCGTGATGGTAATGAAGTATGTAGGGCCAAAAGGATATCCCGGTATGCCGGAAGTTGGCAACATGCCTTTACCCAAAAAGCTCCTCAAAAAAGGGATTTCTGATATGGTACGTATTTCCGACGGCCGTATGAGTGGTACTGCGTATGGAACCGTCTTTCTCCATGTTGCTCCCGAATCAGCTATCGGCGGAAATCTTGCCCTGATTCAGGATGGCGATATGATAGAAGTAGATGTAGCCAATAAAAAACTTCATCTCGAAGTCAGCGATGAAGAGTTGGAACGCAGACGTGCAGCCTGGACGGCTCCAGAAAACACCACGGCCAGAGGCTATGTGAAAATGTATGTGGATCACGTAATGGGAGCTGACAAAGGAGCGGATCTCGATTTTTTAATTGGGAAGACAGGTTCGGCTGTACCAAAGGATAATCATTAA
- a CDS encoding methyltransferase domain-containing protein — protein MDWQAFWDKKALHEDPHVQVARTKGGKQSDKQELAKIAAYIKEKLELSEEDTLLDLCCGNGMLSKELSPFVKELLGVDFSEPHIEIARQQFIAPNVMFLRGNATKLALLTEKSFDKINLYFSFQYFDTYKMGELVVKEMAKCLKPGGKILIGDVPDKERLAVFYPKPMDRFRYHLARIRGRDQMGKFWSEAEMQKIAAASGLQIQKLKQPADFLYQHYRSDYLLWKE, from the coding sequence ATGGACTGGCAAGCCTTTTGGGACAAAAAAGCACTGCATGAGGATCCTCATGTTCAGGTAGCACGTACCAAAGGGGGCAAACAAAGCGATAAGCAGGAATTAGCGAAAATAGCAGCCTACATAAAGGAAAAACTGGAATTGAGTGAGGAGGATACCTTGCTTGATTTGTGTTGTGGGAATGGTATGCTGAGCAAAGAGCTTTCACCCTTTGTAAAAGAATTGCTGGGCGTTGATTTTTCAGAACCACACATTGAGATTGCCCGACAGCAATTTATCGCTCCCAATGTCATGTTTCTGAGAGGAAATGCTACTAAGCTTGCCTTGCTAACCGAAAAATCTTTCGACAAGATCAACCTCTATTTCTCCTTTCAGTATTTCGATACCTATAAAATGGGCGAGCTGGTGGTAAAGGAAATGGCCAAGTGTTTGAAACCTGGAGGGAAGATATTGATCGGAGATGTGCCCGATAAAGAAAGACTAGCTGTCTTTTACCCTAAACCGATGGATAGGTTTCGTTATCATCTGGCACGCATAAGAGGTCGAGATCAAATGGGAAAATTCTGGAGCGAAGCAGAAATGCAAAAAATCGCAGCTGCCAGCGGCCTTCAAATCCAAAAACTAAAGCAACCCGCCGACTTTCTCTATCAGCATTACCGCTCGGATTATCTTTTATGGAAAGAATAA
- a CDS encoding MBL fold metallo-hydrolase: MEIKQFTFNPYQENTYVISDQNGNCAIIDPGCYTQEEQAQLRDYITSSGLKPVYLLNTHGHIDHMLGNDFVKKTFDIPFLTHEKVIGELAAVPGYATMMGLSAMPSPDPDQLVDEGEVIKVGDLELEVYFTPGHSPGHISFYHRESKNLFSGDVLFQGSIGRVDLPGGSMEVLMESIFKKVVPLGDDVVVWPGHGPETSIGVEKQTNYFMLAYSQGSL, translated from the coding sequence ATGGAAATAAAGCAATTTACTTTCAATCCGTATCAGGAAAATACCTATGTGATCTCTGATCAGAATGGAAATTGCGCCATCATTGACCCCGGTTGCTATACACAGGAAGAACAGGCCCAGTTGAGAGACTATATCACCTCTTCCGGTTTGAAACCTGTCTACTTGCTCAATACCCATGGTCACATTGATCATATGCTAGGCAATGATTTTGTAAAGAAGACCTTTGATATTCCTTTCCTTACCCATGAAAAGGTAATCGGTGAATTAGCTGCTGTGCCTGGATATGCGACAATGATGGGGCTTTCTGCTATGCCTTCCCCTGATCCGGACCAATTGGTGGATGAGGGTGAGGTAATCAAAGTCGGTGATTTGGAACTGGAAGTCTACTTTACTCCCGGACATTCCCCGGGTCATATTAGTTTTTATCATAGAGAAAGTAAGAATCTCTTCTCCGGAGATGTGCTTTTTCAGGGAAGTATAGGGCGGGTTGACCTGCCCGGTGGATCTATGGAGGTCTTGATGGAAAGTATTTTCAAGAAAGTTGTTCCGCTAGGAGATGATGTGGTCGTTTGGCCGGGCCATGGTCCTGAGACTTCTATAGGTGTTGAGAAGCAGACTAATTATTTTATGTTGGCCTATAGTCAGGGGAGTCTTTAA
- a CDS encoding OmpA family protein translates to MNYPVVKVSIKFPQNYKAVLLIFLGLSLHLSIFAQPEPASAEAQGASRGAGAGTLDTRLSTINYKSGIISLDDTAIEELDYVLQLFKLNPNLILAVQGHSDDQGTIGRHNYLSEYRAWLVWAYLVSRGVPHHQISYYGFGYRKPKVQGVDSKSRKENRRVEIHVVLPDNPDE, encoded by the coding sequence ATGAATTATCCAGTAGTGAAGGTCTCTATTAAGTTCCCTCAAAATTACAAGGCGGTACTTTTGATCTTTCTGGGGCTGAGTCTTCACCTTAGTATCTTTGCTCAACCCGAGCCGGCTTCTGCTGAGGCTCAGGGAGCCAGTAGGGGTGCCGGAGCTGGTACCTTAGATACCCGCTTATCCACCATTAATTATAAATCCGGAATCATCAGCCTGGATGATACCGCGATAGAGGAGTTGGACTACGTTTTACAACTATTCAAACTCAATCCCAATCTCATTCTGGCTGTGCAAGGGCACTCAGATGATCAGGGAACTATAGGTCGACACAATTACCTTTCCGAATATAGAGCCTGGTTGGTATGGGCCTATCTGGTTTCCAGAGGAGTTCCACACCATCAGATTAGCTATTATGGATTTGGCTATCGAAAACCCAAGGTACAGGGAGTGGATAGCAAATCAAGAAAAGAAAACCGAAGGGTAGAAATTCATGTGGTGCTCCCGGATAATCCGGATGAGTGA
- a CDS encoding Rieske 2Fe-2S domain-containing protein, which produces MNHEWQILHDLSPDKSSFSGANYIGKGTLGRKTLCIILKEGKWYALDGKCPHAGGPLFAGKIEGNQILCPWHRFGFDLNTGQSESGGYFIDTYPVKEEKGQLWIKVKKRKRRWWPF; this is translated from the coding sequence ATGAACCACGAGTGGCAAATTTTACATGATCTGTCTCCGGATAAGTCTTCATTTTCGGGTGCAAATTACATAGGAAAGGGTACTTTGGGACGAAAAACCCTATGTATTATTCTTAAAGAGGGCAAATGGTATGCATTGGATGGAAAATGTCCGCATGCAGGAGGTCCATTGTTTGCCGGGAAAATAGAAGGGAATCAAATTCTTTGTCCCTGGCACCGATTTGGCTTCGACCTGAATACGGGCCAGTCAGAGAGCGGAGGCTATTTCATTGATACCTATCCTGTCAAAGAGGAAAAGGGCCAATTGTGGATAAAAGTCAAAAAGCGAAAGCGTAGATGGTGGCCTTTTTGA
- a CDS encoding GAF domain-containing SpoIIE family protein phosphatase has product MKPKILNGILITISLLFWLLILLFQMAEHVAAQFPVAQMVLGVDELWYRFALVAFFAVNTLLISRIFSNIRKLHVTTLLWRLFLIGMIGVTFIMIITFANKASAKLLTYPYLKAIYYTIGLYAILIYFLSALFIYRRFILYPRTRRKLYAWRVFMGLVLFSLILTFFANTPGIVILVLSCYAIYIIVSLLISANVRWISYLNFNQKLRALGLSVMMLIVDITYIIAAVRLPAQMGLELDVTLIFLNFIIVFSLIYTTFSILVLFFNLPTSSIFERQGVEMASFSKINQAIQSNLDFTEIMNTLLDVTMMSSNAKAGWVENIIEETHTTEITICKKITKQDIEEIFQHGSLTEKIVQDQRALYIRNLKKYKGLRSGSGRFRSMLVVPIVSSSQTYGALYLVNELENGFEEVGLESARKYAEQAGIALENASLLKNSIEVERYQEQLKIATEVQSKLLPTQMPYSDSIDFAAKYENAYEVGGDYFDMAQPDEDRFRIAIGDVSGKGTTAAFYMAEVKGIFHALSQLEISVRDFILAANKAVSACLQKGFFVTLTYLEVNLKKRKIEFIRAGHCPAFFYNKEEDRICRFKEGTLGLGINRTDKFANFINKTENLAFSPGDVLALYTDGIIEARNMDKEEYGYDRFEEILLQNKNGSAEEIAESIVSSVKSFVHGELQDDYTVLILKFK; this is encoded by the coding sequence TTGAAGCCCAAGATTCTCAATGGCATATTAATCACTATTTCGCTCCTCTTTTGGTTGCTGATCCTCCTCTTCCAAATGGCGGAACATGTGGCTGCGCAATTTCCGGTAGCGCAAATGGTTCTGGGAGTCGATGAACTATGGTACAGATTTGCCCTGGTTGCTTTCTTTGCCGTAAATACCCTGCTAATAAGCAGGATATTCTCCAATATCCGAAAATTGCATGTCACCACCCTCCTGTGGCGACTCTTTTTGATAGGTATGATAGGGGTAACCTTTATCATGATTATCACCTTTGCCAATAAAGCGAGTGCAAAGCTACTTACCTATCCCTACTTAAAAGCCATCTATTATACCATTGGGCTTTATGCGATCCTGATATACTTCCTTTCAGCCCTCTTTATATACAGACGCTTCATCCTCTACCCACGTACCCGCCGAAAGCTGTATGCCTGGCGTGTATTTATGGGGCTGGTGCTCTTTTCCCTGATCCTTACTTTCTTTGCAAATACTCCAGGTATCGTTATTCTGGTATTGAGCTGTTATGCGATTTATATTATCGTATCACTCCTCATCAGTGCCAATGTAAGATGGATCTCTTACCTCAATTTCAATCAAAAATTGAGGGCTCTGGGCTTATCAGTGATGATGTTGATTGTTGATATTACCTACATCATCGCTGCAGTACGCCTCCCGGCTCAAATGGGTCTGGAACTGGATGTCACCCTGATCTTCCTGAATTTCATCATCGTTTTCAGCCTGATCTATACGACCTTTTCGATCCTGGTTCTTTTCTTTAATCTCCCGACTTCTTCCATTTTTGAAAGACAGGGAGTGGAAATGGCTTCTTTCAGCAAGATCAACCAGGCTATCCAGAGCAATCTGGATTTTACCGAAATCATGAACACCCTCCTGGATGTAACCATGATGTCCAGCAATGCCAAAGCAGGTTGGGTAGAAAATATCATTGAAGAAACCCATACGACAGAGATTACTATCTGTAAAAAGATTACCAAGCAGGATATAGAAGAAATTTTCCAACACGGTAGCCTGACTGAAAAGATCGTTCAGGATCAACGGGCCCTGTACATAAGGAACCTGAAAAAGTACAAGGGATTAAGATCAGGAAGTGGACGTTTTCGCTCGATGCTCGTAGTCCCTATTGTTTCCAGCAGTCAGACCTATGGTGCCCTTTATCTGGTAAATGAATTGGAAAATGGCTTTGAAGAGGTGGGCCTGGAATCTGCCAGGAAATATGCAGAGCAAGCAGGTATCGCTTTGGAAAATGCCAGTTTGCTCAAAAACTCTATCGAAGTAGAAAGGTACCAGGAGCAATTAAAGATTGCCACAGAAGTGCAAAGCAAATTGCTGCCCACTCAGATGCCGTATTCAGACAGTATCGATTTTGCAGCAAAATATGAGAATGCCTATGAAGTAGGAGGAGATTATTTTGATATGGCTCAGCCTGATGAAGATCGTTTCCGGATAGCAATAGGGGATGTTTCGGGCAAAGGAACTACCGCAGCCTTTTATATGGCTGAAGTCAAGGGGATTTTCCATGCGCTTTCCCAATTGGAAATAAGCGTAAGGGATTTTATTCTGGCTGCAAATAAAGCCGTTTCTGCCTGCCTGCAAAAAGGTTTTTTTGTAACTCTCACCTATCTGGAGGTCAACCTCAAAAAACGTAAAATCGAATTTATTCGAGCAGGGCATTGTCCGGCTTTCTTCTACAATAAAGAAGAAGACAGAATCTGTCGCTTTAAAGAAGGAACCCTGGGATTGGGAATTAATCGTACAGACAAATTTGCCAATTTCATTAACAAGACTGAAAATTTGGCTTTCAGTCCCGGAGATGTGTTGGCATTATATACAGATGGGATCATAGAGGCCAGAAATATGGACAAGGAAGAATATGGCTATGATCGCTTCGAAGAAATTTTGCTTCAAAACAAAAATGGATCAGCAGAAGAAATCGCGGAATCTATCGTAAGTAGCGTAAAATCTTTCGTTCATGGAGAGCTCCAGGACGACTATACGGTGCTCATCCTGAAATTTAAATAG
- a CDS encoding STAS domain-containing protein has translation MEIKTEKHPQYTTVVPIGDIDANSSVDLDQAVGELLEGGESNIHISCKEVPYISSAGLGVFISKLDEITAQSGDLVLSGMRENVYEAFNLLGLHQMVRIFENEVDVEKYFSQE, from the coding sequence ATGGAGATAAAAACGGAAAAGCACCCTCAGTACACGACGGTGGTCCCAATAGGAGATATTGATGCGAATTCATCAGTAGATTTGGATCAGGCAGTTGGGGAGTTGCTAGAAGGAGGAGAAAGCAACATTCATATCAGCTGTAAGGAAGTCCCTTACATTTCCAGCGCTGGTTTAGGAGTGTTTATCTCAAAGCTTGATGAAATCACCGCTCAATCGGGCGATTTGGTTTTATCAGGTATGCGAGAAAATGTGTACGAGGCATTCAATTTACTCGGTCTTCATCAGATGGTCCGTATTTTTGAAAATGAAGTAGACGTAGAAAAATACTTTAGCCAGGAATGA
- a CDS encoding ATP-binding protein has translation MKSYLRVRCNKKFLATIRDFVKKKLADMDINGRVSHQIVLAVDEACANCMIHQHQCDNLSTLEITIYKKDNTLYTEIKDPGKAFPMHTYQPEQLQEIIKKRAKGGLGISLIHKIMDEIQVEQESNYSLYRLGKNLEA, from the coding sequence ATGAAATCGTATTTAAGGGTTCGTTGTAACAAGAAATTTCTTGCCACTATTCGCGACTTCGTGAAGAAGAAGCTTGCGGATATGGATATCAATGGCAGGGTTTCTCACCAGATTGTCCTGGCGGTGGATGAGGCTTGCGCAAATTGTATGATCCATCAACATCAATGCGACAACCTTTCAACCCTCGAAATCACCATATATAAAAAAGACAACACCCTTTACACAGAAATAAAAGATCCCGGCAAAGCTTTCCCCATGCATACCTATCAGCCCGAGCAATTGCAGGAGATTATCAAGAAAAGAGCCAAGGGAGGCTTGGGTATCAGCTTGATACACAAGATTATGGATGAAATTCAAGTCGAACAAGAATCTAATTACTCCCTCTACCGCCTCGGAAAAAATCTCGAAGCCTGA